The following proteins are co-located in the Macaca thibetana thibetana isolate TM-01 chromosome 6, ASM2454274v1, whole genome shotgun sequence genome:
- the P4HA2 gene encoding prolyl 4-hydroxylase subunit alpha-2 isoform X1, which translates to MKLWVSALLMAWFGVLSCVQAEFFTSIGHMTDLIYAEKELVQSLKEYILVEEAKLSKIKSWANKMEALTSKSAADAEGYLAHPVNAYKLVKRLNTDWPALEDLVLQDSAAGFIANLSVQRQFFPTDEDEIGAAKALMRLQDTYRLDPDTISRGELPGTKYQAVLSVDDCFGMGRSAYNEGDYYHTVLWMEQVLKQLDAGEEAATTKSQVLDYLSYAVFQLGDLHRALELTRRLLSLDPSHERAGGNLRYFEQLLEEEREKMLSNQTEAELATPEGIYERPVDYLPERDVYESLCRGEGVKLTPRRQKRLFCRYHHGNRAPQLLIAPFKEEDEWDSPHIVRYYDVMSDEEIERIKEIAKPKLARATVRDPKTGVLTVASYRVSKSSWLEEDDDPVVARVNRRMQHITGLTVKTAELLQVANYGVGGQYEPHFDFSRNDERHTFKHLGTGNRVATFLNYMSDVEAGGATVFPDLGAAIWPKKGTAVFWYNLLRSGEGDYRTRHAACPVLVGCKWVSNKWFHERGQEFLRPCGSTEVD; encoded by the exons ATGAAACTCTGGGTGTCTGCATTGCTGATGGCCTGGTTTGGTGTCCTGAGCTGTGTGCAGGCCGAATTCTTCACCTCTATTG GGCACATGACTGACCTGATTTATGCAGAAAAAGAGCTGGTGCAGTCTCTGAAGGAGTACATCCTTGTGGAGGAAGCCAAGCTTTCCAAGATTAAGAG CTGGGCCAACAAAATGGAAGCCTTGACTAGCAAGTCAGCTGCTGACGCTGAGGGCTACCTGGCCCACCCTGTGAATGCCTACAAACTGGTGAAGCGGCTAAACACAGACTGGCCTGCGCTAGAGGACCTTGTCCTGCAGGACTCAGCTGCAG GTTTTATCGCCAACCTCTCTGTGCAGCGGCAGTTCTTCCCCACTGATGAGGATGAGATAGGAGCTGCCAAAGCCCTGATGAGACTTCAGGACACATACAGGCTGGACCCAGACACAATTTCCAGAGGGGAACTTCCAG GAACCAAGTACCAGGCAGTGCTGAGTGTGGATGACTGCTTTGGGATGGGCCGCTCAGCCTACAATGAAGGGGACTATTATCATACGGTGTTGTGGATGGAGCAGGTGCTAAAGCAGCTTGATGCTGGGGAGGAGGCCGCCACAACCAAGTCCCAGGTGCTGGACTACCTCAGCTATGCTGTCTTTCAGTTGGGTGATCTGCACCGTGCCCTGGAGCTCACCCGCCGCCTGCTCTCCCTTG ACCCAAGCCATGAACGAGCTGGAGGGAATCTGCGGTACTTTGAGCAGTTattggaggaagagagagaaaaaatgttatcAAATCAGACAGAAGCTGAGCTAGCAACCCCAGAAGGCATCTATGAGAGGCCTGTGGACTACCTGCCTGAGAGGGATGTTTACGAGAGCCTCTGTCGTGGGGAGGGTGTCAAACTG ACACCCCGGAGACAGAAGAGGCTTTTCTGTAGGTACCACCATGGCAACAGGGCCCCACAGCTGCTCATCGCCCCCTTCAAAGAGGAGGATGAGTGGGACAGCCCACACATCGTCAGGTACTACGATGTCATGTCTGATGAGGAAATCGAGAGGATCAAGGAGATCGCAAAACCTAAA CTTGCACGAGCCACTGTTCGTGATCCCAAGACAGGAGTCCTCACTGTCGCCAGCTATCGGGTTTCCAAAAG CTCCTGGCTAGAGGAAGATGATGACCCTGTTGTGGCCCGAGTAAATCGTCGGATGCAGCACATCACAGGGTTAACAGTAAAGACTGCAGAATTGTTACAG GTTGCAAATTATGGAGTGGGAGGACAATATGAACCACACTTCGACTTCTCTAGG AATGATGAGCGACATACTTTCAAGCATTTAGGGACGGGGAATCGTGTGGCCACTTTCTTAAACTAC ATGAGTGATGTAGAAGCTGGTGGTGCCACCGTCTTCCCTGATCTGGGGGCTGCAATTTGGCCTAAGAAA GGTACAGCTGTATTCTGGTACAACCTCTTGCGGAGCGGGGAAGGTGACTACCGAACAAGACACGCTGCCTGCCCTGTGCTTGTGGGCTGCAAGTGGG TCTCCAATAAGTGGTTCCATGAACGAGGACAGGAGTTCTTGAGACCTTGTGGATCAACAGAAGTTGACTGA
- the P4HA2 gene encoding prolyl 4-hydroxylase subunit alpha-2 isoform X2: protein MKLWVSALLMAWFGVLSCVQAEFFTSIGHMTDLIYAEKELVQSLKEYILVEEAKLSKIKSWANKMEALTSKSAADAEGYLAHPVNAYKLVKRLNTDWPALEDLVLQDSAAGFIANLSVQRQFFPTDEDEIGAAKALMRLQDTYRLDPDTISRGELPGTKYQAVLSVDDCFGMGRSAYNEGDYYHTVLWMEQVLKQLDAGEEAATTKSQVLDYLSYAVFQLGDLHRALELTRRLLSLDPSHERAGGNLRYFEQLLEEEREKMLSNQTEAELATPEGIYERPVDYLPERDVYESLCRGEGVKLTPRRQKRLFCRYHHGNRAPQLLIAPFKEEDEWDSPHIVRYYDVMSDEEIERIKEIAKPKLARATVRDPKTGVLTVASYRVSKSSWLEEDDDPVVARVNRRMQHITGLTVKTAELLQVANYGVGGQYEPHFDFSRRPFDSGLKTEGNRLATFLNYMSDVEAGGATVFPDLGAAIWPKKGTAVFWYNLLRSGEGDYRTRHAACPVLVGCKWVSNKWFHERGQEFLRPCGSTEVD, encoded by the exons ATGAAACTCTGGGTGTCTGCATTGCTGATGGCCTGGTTTGGTGTCCTGAGCTGTGTGCAGGCCGAATTCTTCACCTCTATTG GGCACATGACTGACCTGATTTATGCAGAAAAAGAGCTGGTGCAGTCTCTGAAGGAGTACATCCTTGTGGAGGAAGCCAAGCTTTCCAAGATTAAGAG CTGGGCCAACAAAATGGAAGCCTTGACTAGCAAGTCAGCTGCTGACGCTGAGGGCTACCTGGCCCACCCTGTGAATGCCTACAAACTGGTGAAGCGGCTAAACACAGACTGGCCTGCGCTAGAGGACCTTGTCCTGCAGGACTCAGCTGCAG GTTTTATCGCCAACCTCTCTGTGCAGCGGCAGTTCTTCCCCACTGATGAGGATGAGATAGGAGCTGCCAAAGCCCTGATGAGACTTCAGGACACATACAGGCTGGACCCAGACACAATTTCCAGAGGGGAACTTCCAG GAACCAAGTACCAGGCAGTGCTGAGTGTGGATGACTGCTTTGGGATGGGCCGCTCAGCCTACAATGAAGGGGACTATTATCATACGGTGTTGTGGATGGAGCAGGTGCTAAAGCAGCTTGATGCTGGGGAGGAGGCCGCCACAACCAAGTCCCAGGTGCTGGACTACCTCAGCTATGCTGTCTTTCAGTTGGGTGATCTGCACCGTGCCCTGGAGCTCACCCGCCGCCTGCTCTCCCTTG ACCCAAGCCATGAACGAGCTGGAGGGAATCTGCGGTACTTTGAGCAGTTattggaggaagagagagaaaaaatgttatcAAATCAGACAGAAGCTGAGCTAGCAACCCCAGAAGGCATCTATGAGAGGCCTGTGGACTACCTGCCTGAGAGGGATGTTTACGAGAGCCTCTGTCGTGGGGAGGGTGTCAAACTG ACACCCCGGAGACAGAAGAGGCTTTTCTGTAGGTACCACCATGGCAACAGGGCCCCACAGCTGCTCATCGCCCCCTTCAAAGAGGAGGATGAGTGGGACAGCCCACACATCGTCAGGTACTACGATGTCATGTCTGATGAGGAAATCGAGAGGATCAAGGAGATCGCAAAACCTAAA CTTGCACGAGCCACTGTTCGTGATCCCAAGACAGGAGTCCTCACTGTCGCCAGCTATCGGGTTTCCAAAAG CTCCTGGCTAGAGGAAGATGATGACCCTGTTGTGGCCCGAGTAAATCGTCGGATGCAGCACATCACAGGGTTAACAGTAAAGACTGCAGAATTGTTACAG GTTGCAAATTATGGAGTGGGAGGACAATATGAACCACACTTCGACTTCTCTAGG CGACCTTTTGACAGCGGCCTCAAAACAGAGGGGAATAGGTTAGCGACGTTTCTTAACTAC ATGAGTGATGTAGAAGCTGGTGGTGCCACCGTCTTCCCTGATCTGGGGGCTGCAATTTGGCCTAAGAAA GGTACAGCTGTATTCTGGTACAACCTCTTGCGGAGCGGGGAAGGTGACTACCGAACAAGACACGCTGCCTGCCCTGTGCTTGTGGGCTGCAAGTGGG TCTCCAATAAGTGGTTCCATGAACGAGGACAGGAGTTCTTGAGACCTTGTGGATCAACAGAAGTTGACTGA